The proteins below are encoded in one region of Saccopteryx leptura isolate mSacLep1 chromosome 1, mSacLep1_pri_phased_curated, whole genome shotgun sequence:
- the KDELR3 gene encoding ER lumen protein-retaining receptor 3: MNVFRILGDLSHLLAMILLLGKIWRSKCCTGISGKSQILFALVFTTRYLDLFTNFISIYNTVMKVVFLLCAYVTVYMIYGKFRKTFDSENDTFRLEFLLVPVIGLSFLENYSFTLLEILWTFSIYLESVAILPQLFMISKTGEAETITTHYLFFLGLYRALYLANWIRRYQTENFYDQIAVVSGVVQTIFYCDFFYLYVTKVLKGKKLSLPMPI, from the exons ATGAACGTGTTCCGTATCCTCGGCGACCTGAGCCACCTTCTGGCCATGATCTTGCTGTTGGGGAAGATCTGGAGATCCAAGTGCTGCACAG GCATCTCTGGGAAGAGCCAGATCCTCTTCGCTCTCGTCTTCACCACCAGGTACTTGGACCTGTTCACCAACTTCATCTCCATCTACAACACAGTCATGAAG GTGgtttttctcctctgtgcctaTGTCACAGTGTACATGATCTACGGGAAATTTCGGAAAACATTCGACAGTGAGAATGACACATTCCGCCTGGAGTTTCTTCTGGTCCCAGTCATTGGCCTCTCCTTCCTTGAGAACTATAGTTTCACTCTCCTGGAG ATCCTCTGGACTTTCTCTATCTACCTGGAATCGGTGGCCATCCTGCCTCAGCTCTTCATGATCAGCAAGACGGGAGAGGCAGAGACCATTACTACTCACTACCTGTTCTTTCTTGGGCTGTACCGAGCACTCTACCTAGCTAACTGGATCAGACGATACCAGACTGAGAATTTCTACGACCAAATTGCGGTGGTGTCAGGAGTGGTACAAACCATTTTCTACTGTGACTTCTTCTACTTATATGTGACCAAAG TCCTTAAAGGAAAGAAGTTAAGTCTCCCAATGCCAATTTGA